A single window of Neisseria sp. KEM232 DNA harbors:
- the ppx gene encoding exopolyphosphatase produces MNSPNAPQMLASVDLGSNSFRLQICQNDNGQLQVVDSIKEMVRFAAGLDEQKNLDEASQQRALACLAKFGERLRGFAPEQVRAVATNTFRVAKNIAAFIPQAEAALGFPIEVIAGREEARLIYTGVIHTLPPNGDRMLVVDIGGGSTEFVIGSEAQPACAESLPLGCVTYTMRFFKNKTGEKDFQTAVTAARAEIQRIAQKYKRTGWDFAVGTSGSAKSIRDVLAAETGNTEETITYAGMKKLAQRIAEAGSVKKARLEGLKAERVEVFAGGLAVMIAVFEELGVETMNVTDAALRDGVFYDLIGRSLNEDMREQTVVRFQERYHVSRSQAGRVARTADHLLESLAQNVSVQELKHWRQYLRWAAALHEIGTDIAHTAYHKHTAYILAQADMPGFSRKEQNILAALALGQRGDVRKVADQIQGGNIMWYALFALRLSVLFNRARLPFELPRHTRLSSPENNTIVLRIAQQWLDENPLTAGALNDESEQWAKTQIRFEVQAV; encoded by the coding sequence ATGAACAGCCCCAACGCCCCGCAAATGCTCGCTTCCGTCGATCTCGGTTCCAACAGCTTCCGCCTGCAAATCTGCCAAAACGACAACGGCCAGCTCCAAGTCGTCGACTCCATTAAAGAAATGGTGCGCTTTGCCGCAGGTTTGGACGAACAGAAAAACCTCGACGAAGCCTCGCAGCAGCGCGCCCTCGCCTGCCTCGCCAAATTCGGCGAACGCTTGCGCGGTTTCGCCCCCGAGCAAGTCCGCGCCGTTGCCACCAACACCTTCCGCGTCGCCAAAAACATCGCCGCCTTTATCCCGCAGGCCGAAGCCGCGCTGGGCTTTCCCATCGAAGTCATCGCCGGGCGCGAAGAAGCCCGCCTCATCTACACCGGCGTCATCCACACCCTGCCGCCCAACGGCGACCGCATGCTCGTCGTCGACATCGGCGGCGGCTCGACGGAATTCGTCATCGGCTCGGAAGCCCAGCCCGCCTGCGCCGAAAGTCTGCCCCTGGGCTGCGTTACCTACACCATGCGTTTTTTCAAAAACAAAACCGGCGAAAAAGACTTTCAGACGGCCGTCACCGCCGCCCGCGCCGAAATCCAGCGCATCGCGCAAAAATACAAGCGCACCGGCTGGGACTTCGCCGTCGGCACCTCCGGCTCGGCCAAATCCATCCGCGACGTTCTCGCCGCCGAAACCGGCAACACCGAAGAAACCATCACCTACGCCGGCATGAAAAAACTCGCGCAGCGTATCGCCGAAGCCGGCAGCGTCAAAAAAGCCAGACTCGAAGGACTCAAAGCCGAGCGCGTCGAAGTCTTCGCCGGCGGCCTGGCCGTGATGATTGCCGTATTCGAAGAACTCGGCGTCGAAACCATGAACGTCACCGACGCCGCCCTGCGCGACGGCGTTTTCTACGACCTCATCGGCCGCAGCCTCAACGAAGACATGCGCGAACAAACCGTTGTCCGCTTCCAGGAACGCTACCACGTCTCCCGCAGCCAGGCCGGACGCGTCGCCCGCACCGCCGACCACCTGCTCGAAAGCCTCGCGCAAAACGTCTCCGTGCAGGAGCTCAAACACTGGCGGCAATACCTGCGCTGGGCGGCCGCACTGCACGAAATCGGCACCGACATCGCCCACACCGCCTACCACAAACACACCGCCTACATCCTCGCCCAAGCCGACATGCCCGGCTTCTCGCGCAAAGAACAAAACATCCTCGCCGCCCTCGCCCTCGGCCAGCGCGGCGACGTGCGCAAAGTCGCCGACCAAATCCAAGGCGGCAACATCATGTGGTACGCCCTCTTCGCCCTGCGCCTGTCCGTCCTCTTCAACCGCGCCCGCCTCCCCTTCGAACTGCCCCGCCACACCCGCCTGAGCAGCCCCGAAAACAACACCATCGTCCTGCGCATCGCCCAACAATGGCTGGACGAAAACCCCCTCACCGCCGGCGCCCTGAACGACGAAAGCGAGCAATGGGCGAAAACCCAAATCCGTTTCGAAGTACAGGCCGTCTGA
- a CDS encoding BPSS1780 family membrane protein, with the protein MNPYEPSSQTPETPFSPPPAKQPPLLLAEPRKVAWGEGAAWISQAWRIFRLRPWMWLGMMFVMGLISMLVQLVPFIGGLIGALIPFFFTGGLMLSCDALEEGGELQFDYLFSGFKYKFGELAVLTLLYIAFIIVGLIVVGILFAIFVGGFNPGEFAAAINSGSGDAGDALLVILFMLIIMMLYIPLVMMVWFAPALIVLHDVRPFESMKMSFKACLHNIGAFIVNALVWSGMALAAALAVVLVGLPFGLLSNSAEPAYFVVGLMTLLMIPLWLVFACMMQIGYYTAYRSIWTDPPLKR; encoded by the coding sequence ATGAATCCCTACGAACCTTCTTCCCAGACGCCCGAAACGCCGTTTTCCCCGCCACCCGCCAAGCAGCCGCCGCTGCTTTTGGCCGAACCGCGCAAAGTGGCGTGGGGCGAGGGCGCTGCCTGGATCAGTCAGGCGTGGCGGATATTCAGGCTGCGCCCGTGGATGTGGCTGGGCATGATGTTTGTGATGGGACTGATCAGCATGCTGGTGCAGCTTGTTCCCTTTATCGGCGGCCTGATCGGCGCGCTGATTCCGTTTTTCTTCACCGGCGGCCTGATGCTTTCATGCGATGCGCTGGAAGAGGGCGGCGAATTGCAGTTTGATTATCTGTTTTCCGGTTTCAAATACAAATTCGGCGAACTGGCGGTGCTGACGCTGCTTTATATCGCCTTTATCATCGTCGGCCTGATTGTGGTCGGCATTCTGTTTGCCATATTTGTCGGCGGTTTCAACCCCGGCGAGTTTGCCGCCGCCATCAATTCCGGCTCGGGCGATGCGGGTGACGCGCTTCTGGTTATCCTGTTTATGCTGATTATTATGATGCTGTATATCCCGCTGGTGATGATGGTTTGGTTTGCGCCCGCGCTGATTGTGCTGCACGACGTGCGGCCGTTCGAGTCGATGAAAATGAGCTTCAAAGCCTGCCTGCACAATATCGGCGCGTTTATCGTCAACGCGCTGGTGTGGTCGGGTATGGCCTTGGCTGCGGCTTTGGCTGTTGTCTTGGTCGGCCTGCCCTTCGGCTTGCTTTCCAACAGCGCCGAACCGGCCTATTTCGTGGTCGGCCTGATGACGCTGCTGATGATTCCGCTGTGGCTTGTTTTTGCCTGCATGATGCAGATCGGTTACTACACCGCCTACCGCAGCATTTGGACAGACCCGCCGCTGAAACGTTAA
- a CDS encoding DUF6348 family protein, translated as MTDQIPDTQDSDDYTLNQILHAALTAHGHQVREEDGKLIPDFAVPASFDTLAYVSQRHDNAVVTRLDVETALPDGRLLYEAYGDVGATVEEALSGNWENFQESALHTILDAFNRRRSKAQSLTLNGIFFDAYTGNTVTKYAGDKPDLPADALQNAIREALRRARPDKRIHFVRFYYSQSAGQTDCVEFLIDNENQAFAETALARLDWPHREHFYSLRQFIILMPQEAV; from the coding sequence ATGACCGACCAAATCCCCGACACACAAGACAGCGACGACTACACCCTCAACCAAATCCTCCACGCCGCCCTTACCGCCCACGGCCACCAAGTGCGCGAAGAAGACGGCAAACTCATCCCCGATTTCGCCGTTCCCGCCTCCTTCGACACCCTCGCCTACGTCAGCCAACGCCACGACAACGCCGTCGTCACCCGCCTCGACGTCGAAACCGCCCTGCCCGACGGCCGCCTGCTCTACGAAGCCTACGGCGATGTCGGCGCCACCGTCGAAGAAGCCCTCAGCGGCAACTGGGAAAACTTCCAGGAAAGCGCCCTGCACACCATCCTCGACGCCTTCAACCGCCGCCGCAGCAAAGCGCAAAGCCTGACGCTCAACGGCATCTTCTTCGACGCCTACACCGGCAACACCGTCACCAAATACGCGGGCGACAAACCCGATCTGCCCGCCGACGCCCTGCAAAACGCCATCCGCGAAGCCCTGCGCCGCGCCCGCCCCGACAAACGCATCCACTTCGTCCGCTTCTATTACAGCCAGAGCGCGGGACAGACCGACTGCGTCGAATTTCTCATCGACAACGAAAACCAAGCCTTCGCCGAAACCGCCCTCGCCCGCCTCGACTGGCCGCACCGCGAACACTTCTACAGCCTGCGCCAATTCATCATACTGATGCCGCAAGAGGCCGTCTGA
- the leuC gene encoding 3-isopropylmalate dehydratase large subunit, producing the protein MNTQAQTLYDKLWNSHVVREEEDGTVLLYIDRHLVHEVTSPQAFEGLKMAGRKLWRIDSVVSTADHNTPTGDWDKGIQDPISKLQVDTLDKNIKEFGALAYFPFMDKGQGIVHVMGPEQGATLPGMTVVCGDSHTSTHGAFGALAHGIGTSEVEHTMATQCITAKKSKSMLIKVEGRLKANVTAKDIALYIIGQIGTAGGTGYAIEFGGEAIRSLSMEGRMTLCNMAIEAGARSGMVAVDQTTIDYVHGKPFAPKGEAWDKAVEYWRTLVSDEGAVFDKTYTFRAEDIEPQVTWGTSPEMVLDISGKVPNPADEADPVKRSGMERALEYMGLEAGTPLAEIPVDIVFIGSCTNSRIEDLREAAAVAKGRKKADNVSRVLIVPGSGLVKRQAEAEGLDKIFTDAGFEWREPGCSMCLAMNADRLTPGQRCASTSNRNFEGRQGNGGRTHLVSPAMAAAAAVSGHFVDVRQMG; encoded by the coding sequence ATGAACACCCAAGCACAAACCCTTTACGACAAACTCTGGAACAGCCACGTCGTACGCGAAGAAGAAGACGGCACCGTGCTGCTCTACATCGACCGCCATCTGGTGCACGAAGTTACCAGCCCGCAAGCCTTTGAAGGCTTGAAAATGGCCGGCCGCAAGCTGTGGCGCATCGACAGCGTGGTTTCCACCGCCGACCACAACACCCCCACCGGCGATTGGGACAAAGGCATCCAAGACCCGATTTCCAAGCTGCAAGTGGACACTTTGGACAAAAACATCAAAGAATTCGGCGCGCTTGCTTATTTCCCGTTTATGGACAAAGGCCAGGGCATCGTGCATGTAATGGGCCCCGAACAAGGCGCGACGCTGCCGGGTATGACCGTAGTATGCGGCGATTCGCACACCAGCACCCACGGCGCATTCGGCGCATTGGCGCACGGCATCGGCACTTCCGAAGTGGAACACACCATGGCCACCCAGTGCATTACTGCCAAAAAGTCCAAATCCATGCTGATTAAGGTTGAAGGCCGTCTGAAAGCCAACGTTACCGCCAAAGACATCGCCCTTTACATCATCGGCCAAATCGGCACCGCCGGCGGCACGGGTTACGCCATCGAGTTTGGCGGCGAAGCCATCCGCAGCCTGTCGATGGAAGGCCGCATGACCCTGTGCAATATGGCCATCGAAGCGGGCGCGCGCTCGGGCATGGTGGCAGTCGACCAAACCACCATCGACTATGTACACGGCAAACCTTTTGCGCCCAAAGGCGAAGCGTGGGACAAAGCAGTCGAATACTGGCGCACGCTGGTATCCGACGAGGGCGCGGTGTTCGACAAAACCTACACCTTCCGCGCCGAAGACATCGAGCCGCAGGTAACTTGGGGCACTTCGCCCGAAATGGTGCTCGACATCAGCGGCAAAGTGCCCAACCCCGCCGACGAAGCCGACCCCGTCAAACGCAGCGGCATGGAGCGCGCGCTCGAATACATGGGCTTGGAAGCGGGCACGCCGCTGGCCGAAATCCCTGTGGACATCGTGTTCATCGGTTCGTGCACCAACAGCCGCATCGAAGACTTGCGCGAAGCCGCCGCCGTGGCCAAAGGCCGCAAAAAAGCGGATAACGTCTCGCGCGTGCTGATTGTCCCCGGCTCGGGCTTGGTCAAACGCCAGGCCGAAGCCGAAGGCTTGGACAAAATCTTTACCGATGCCGGTTTTGAATGGCGCGAACCCGGCTGCTCGATGTGCTTGGCGATGAACGCCGACCGCCTTACCCCCGGACAGCGCTGCGCGTCCACCTCCAACCGCAACTTCGAAGGCCGCCAAGGCAACGGCGGGCGCACCCATCTCGTCAGCCCTGCAATGGCGGCGGCGGCAGCGGTGAGCGGACATTTTGTCGATGTGCGGCAGATGGGCTAA